The proteins below come from a single Ptychodera flava strain L36383 chromosome 6, AS_Pfla_20210202, whole genome shotgun sequence genomic window:
- the LOC139134192 gene encoding histamine H3 receptor-like, protein MYVSDFLNHSLENNHSQRGMRNNTGIFKVATLFNSTDNISVIGSWSTLGLQQYVTTQNWSGGEEHSYHGRSDVTVLAITVLFSVIAIMTASSNLLIIVAFCRTKKLRKATNYFYISLAVSDCLIGVSALPLAIYDWYQDTYWQLGKTVCIIWLVLDYFLFTSSVYNVAAICLDRYLGLFHGLWYRRIRTNRFVIKLTVVAWILGLVFEVPAITVWEYIIGNSTIDYNEYCSVEYEDHAFYTTLNLFLSPIGPWVFIIIVYVRIYAIIRRSQTDRKPLYGSEGNRPGVAVTGTNPTATSAGGADSSEVENFNASAGLGCPSSAGKYLQPREERGTDFAESFPLPSDNKQGVYVHESSDRKTFKVGFKFRGMLGKGGGMDMEQSATDLRQGIANNVFELEDIGPRETCRCTRVANIQDGRSTTATTSQSTVGSSQAGFSPEGKPHVHNLNKKGRSLSGDKAARLVSILVASFLVCFTPWVVISVVEASCSDECLPFSVYNVALWLQYANSLVNPFLYVHQDLNFRLAVINIFFRTST, encoded by the coding sequence ATGTATGTGTCCGATTTCCTGAACCATTCTCTGGAGAACAATCATTCCCAGCGTGGAATGCGCAACAATACAGGCATATTTAAAGTAGCAACCCTTTTTAATTCAACGGATAACATTTCCGTGATCGGCAGCTGGTCGACATTAGGCCTACAGCAGTATGTGACCACACAAAACTGGTCTGGAGGAGAAGAGCACAGCTACCATGGCAGAAGCGATGTGACAGTTCTGGCGATAACTGTTCTATTCTCCGTGATTGCGATTATGACAGCTTCGTCCAACTTATTAATAATAGTCGCATTCTGCAGAACAAAGAAACTTCGAAAGGCAACGAATTATTTCTACATCAGTCTAGCGGTGTCCGATTGCCTAATAGGCGTGAGTGCGCTGCCCTTAGCTATTTATGATTGGTACCAAGACACGTATTGGCAGCTCGGTAAGACGGTTTGCATAATATGGCTTGTCTTAGACTATTTCTTATTTACATCTTCAGTGTATAACGTAGCGGCAATTTGTCTGGACCGCTATCTAGGCCTATTTCACGGACTCTGGTACCGACGCATACGTACGAATCGTTTCGTCATCAAGCTAACCGTCGTTGCCTGGATTTTGGGATTAGTGTTTGAGGTACCAGCTATTACTGTTTGGGAGTACATTATTGGCAATTCTACAATCGACTACAATGAATATTGCTCCGTTGAATACGAAGATCACGCTTTCTACACCACACTTAATCTGTTTCTATCACCCATCGGTCCCTGGGTCTTCATAATCATCGTTTACGTACGAATCTATGCTATCATCCGTAGAAGTCAAACTGATAGGAAGCCTCTCTATGGAAGTGAAGGCAATCGTCCTGGCGTTGCTGTTACTGGTACCAACCCCACTGCCACAAGTGCTGGCGGTGCTGACAGCTCAGAAGTTGAAAACTTCAACGCCAGTGCTGGACTAGGATGCCCATCGTCAGCCGGCAAATATTTACAACCAAGAGAAGAACGTGGAACCGATTTCGCTGAATCTTTTCCACTACCCTCTGATAATAAGCAGGGAGTATATGTACATGAAAGTAGCGATAGGAAAACATTTAAAGTGGGCTTTAAATTTCGGGGAATGCTCGGGAAAGGTGGTGGGATGGACATGGAACAAAGTGCGACTGACTTGCGGCAAGGGATAGCTAATAATGTCTTTGAATTGGAAGATATAGGGCCCCGCGAGACGTGCAGATGTACCCGTGTAGCAAATATTCAAGACGGAAGAAGTACAACAGCGACTACCTCACAGTCAACCGTCGGTTCATCCCAGGCCGGCTTCAGTCCAGAGGGCAAACCTCACGTTCACAACCTGAATAAAAAGGGGCGATCTCTCAGTGGTGACAAGGCCGCCAGACTTGTCAGCATTTTAGTAGCGTCTTTTCTGGTTTGCTTCACGCCATGGGTTGTGATTTCTGTAGTAGAAGCTTCGTGTAGCGATGAATGTTTACCGTTCAGCGTGTATAATGTTGCATTGTGGCTACAGTACGCGAACTCTCTGGTTAATCCATTCTTGTATGTGCACCAGGATTTAAATTTCCGACTCGCTGTTATCAACATATTTTTCAGGACGAGTACATAA